Proteins from one Gossypium raimondii isolate GPD5lz chromosome 8, ASM2569854v1, whole genome shotgun sequence genomic window:
- the LOC105792087 gene encoding 14 kDa proline-rich protein DC2.15, which yields MASKRLASLTLFLVLNILFFSLVSGRGSCPSPSPKPNPKPTPSPSPCAKGKCPIDALKLGVCANILGLANVTIGTPPVQPCCSLLQGLTDLEAAVCLCTAIKANILGINLNVPVSLNLLLNICSRKVPSYFQLP from the coding sequence ATGGCTTCGAAAAGGTTAGCATCGCTTACCCTCTTTCTTGTACTCAAcattctcttcttttctctagTCAGTGGTCGTGGTTCTTGCCCTTCCCCCAGCCCAAAACCAAACCCAAAGCCCACTCCCTCCCCATCCCCTTGTGCGAAAGGTAAATGCCCCATTGATGCCCTTAAATTAGGTGTATGTGCTAATATACTTGGTTTGGCTAATGTCACCATTGGTACACCCCCAGTCCAACCATGTTGCTCCCTTCTCCAAGGTCTTACTGATCTTGAAGCTGCTGTTTGCCTTTGCACAGCAATCAAAGCTAATATTTTAGGCATCAACCTTAATGTCCCGGTTTCTCTCAACTTGCTTCTCAACATCTGCTCAAGGAAAGTTCCATCTTACTTCCAATTACCCTAA